The following are encoded together in the Candidatus Obscuribacterales bacterium genome:
- the dxr gene encoding 1-deoxy-D-xylulose-5-phosphate reductoisomerase, producing the protein MKAITLLGSTGSIGTQTLDIVHQYPEQFRIVGLAARRNVEMLAAQVRQFKPEIVAICAADKLPELQAAIADLDPQPIILAGEEGVVEVARYGDAEAVVTGIVGCAGLLPTLAAIEAGKDIALANKETLIAGGPVVLPLVKKHGVKLLPADSEHSAIFQCLQGVPAGGLRRIVLTASGGAFRDWPVDRLPTVKVADALKHPNWSMGPKITIDSATLMNKGLEVIEAHYLFGLDYDHIDIVIHPQSIIHSLIEVQDTSMLAQLGWPDMRLPLLYALSWPERLYTDWKPLDLVKAGDLTFREPDHQKYPCMQLAYAAGRAGGSMPAVLNAANEQAVALFIDEQIQFLDIPRVIEAVCDRHQAHNLATPTLDDILEADRWARQETIAVSGAIASQSVVLT; encoded by the coding sequence GTGAAAGCTATTACCCTGCTTGGATCCACCGGGTCAATTGGGACGCAAACCCTGGATATTGTGCATCAGTATCCAGAGCAATTTCGGATTGTGGGGCTAGCTGCCCGGCGCAATGTGGAGATGCTGGCCGCCCAAGTGCGCCAATTTAAGCCCGAAATTGTGGCCATATGTGCCGCTGACAAATTGCCCGAACTCCAAGCAGCGATCGCTGACCTCGATCCTCAGCCGATTATTCTGGCGGGCGAGGAAGGCGTGGTGGAAGTGGCTCGCTACGGCGATGCGGAGGCGGTGGTCACGGGCATCGTCGGCTGTGCTGGTCTGCTGCCCACCTTGGCGGCCATCGAAGCGGGCAAAGATATTGCCTTGGCCAACAAGGAAACCTTGATTGCGGGTGGCCCTGTGGTGTTGCCCTTGGTGAAGAAGCATGGCGTCAAGCTGCTGCCTGCGGATTCCGAGCATTCTGCCATCTTCCAATGTTTGCAGGGCGTTCCTGCTGGTGGTCTACGGCGTATTGTCTTAACGGCATCCGGCGGTGCTTTCCGCGATTGGCCCGTAGATCGACTGCCCACGGTGAAGGTCGCTGATGCGCTTAAGCACCCCAACTGGTCTATGGGCCCCAAAATCACCATCGACTCCGCCACCTTGATGAACAAGGGGTTAGAGGTGATTGAAGCCCACTACCTATTCGGGCTCGATTACGACCATATCGACATCGTCATCCACCCCCAAAGCATTATTCACTCCCTGATTGAAGTGCAGGATACCTCCATGCTGGCCCAGCTCGGTTGGCCCGACATGCGCCTGCCCTTGCTCTATGCCCTCTCCTGGCCCGAGCGCCTGTATACCGATTGGAAACCGCTGGATTTGGTGAAAGCTGGCGACCTGACCTTCCGAGAGCCGGATCATCAGAAATATCCCTGTATGCAACTGGCCTACGCCGCTGGTCGCGCCGGTGGTTCCATGCCCGCTGTGCTCAATGCTGCCAATGAGCAGGCTGTAGCTCTGTTTATCGATGAGCAGATCCAGTTCCTCGACATTCCCAGAGTGATTGAGGCGGTGTGCGATCGCCATCAAGCCCACAACCTGGCCACGCCCACGTTGGATGACATTCTGGAAGCTGATCGCTGGGCCCGCCAAGAAACGATCGCCGTCAGTGGAGCGATCGCCTCCCAGTCCGTCGTCCTCACCTAG